Genomic window (Desulforapulum autotrophicum HRM2):
ATGTGGGCCTCCTTGTTTTTCAACATCTGGATATTTTCTCCAGATCCGGCAGAGTTGATGGCAGTAGCCGTTATCTGGTGATCTTTCGCAAGCTTGATGCTCACAAGGGTGCCGATGGCAACCCCTACTGGATAATAGGTACCTCCGGTGGTTGCCGTTGCCAGGATCAGGCTTTCGCCGGCGGCTGATTTTTTTACCTGGAATGATAATGCCAGGGTAATGGCGATCAGTGAAAATAGCGTTTTTTTTAACATCCGTTTCTCCTTTAATTAAAGACAGTTAATATCTGGACCCGCAGAATGTTGTTTTCTGCTGGTGAATCTTTAATTGATCCGGCAAACAGGCTCAAGTTTTACTTTACACGATATGGGGTGCGGTGCTATTCAATCGTTAATATAAATTTGTCAGATGTCGGACATCTGACTTTAAATTTTATAATCAGAAACTTTATTTTCTGTCAATACAAAGCGATTAATTCTTCCAGGAGTTTAATGCGGTATCCCCCCTACATTGAAAATAAATTTATTTTTCCCCATTTCTATCGTGTGAAAATAAATCATCCCGCCAGGGGCCTGGAGAAACCCGGGATGGTTCTTGAGGAACGTTTGAACCAGATACTGCCACAGTCTGGCATTCGCTCCGGTCAGAGGGTTGCAATCGGCGTGGGTAGCCGTGGTATCGCCAATGTCTCGGTGCTGATGAAAATTCTCTGCCGTTGTCTTCGAGAAATGGGCGCGAGGCCCTTTATCATTCCAGCCATGGGCAGCCACGGCAACGCCACGGCGGACGGTCAGACCCGGGTGCTTGAACGACTGGGCATCACACAGTCGATCTGCGGGGCACCCATTGTTTCTTCCATGGCGGTTGACAGGGTGGGAGCGGTTATGGGCGAAGTGCCGGTTTATTTTTCCCGGGATGCCCTTGCAATGGACCATACCATCTGCATCAACCGGATAAAACCCCATACAAAGTTCAAGGGTGCTGTGGAAAGCGGGCTTTATAAAATGCTGTGCGTTGGAATGGGAAAGCATGAGGGTGCCCTGGTTTACCACAACATGGCCCTGAAATATGGATTCTCGGCCCTTCTCAAAGCCATGGGAGATGAAATTATTGACAAGGGTAATTTTTGCTTCGGCATTGCTCTTGTGGAGGATTTCTTTGACAATACCATGGCAATCGAAACCCCCATGGCAGCAGAGCTGTTTGAAAAGGAGGAAAAGCTGCTGGCCATGGCCAGGCGTCATTTTCCCCGACTCCCGTTCAACGAACTGGAGGTTCTGGTTGTCCAGGAGATCGGCAAGGAAATCAGTGGCTCAGGCATGGACCCCAATGTCACGGGCAGAACCTATGATCTGATGGAAGATGATTTTTCAAAAAGTCTCAGGGCAGGCCGCATTGCCGTTCTTAACCTTTCCCGTAAAACAGCAGGGAATGCCATAGGCCTTGGTAATGCCGATATCATCACAGACAAGGTGTTTAACGGGCTGGACTATGAAGCCACTCTCATGAACGCCATGACCAGCATGTCCCTGCGAAAGGCGTTCATTCCCATTCGCCTGCCCAATGATGAAAAGGCCATTCAGGCGGCGTTTTCCACCCTGGGTCCCATGGATCCCTCGAGTGTCCGGGCTGTCATCATCCGGGACACCCGCCATGTCCAGGAGTTCTGGGCAAGCCAGGCCCTTTTGCCCCAGCTAAAAGCCATGGACAGTGCTGAAGTCCTTGAAAAGGCCCTTCTGGGATTTGATGAAAACGGGGAGCTTGTTTTATAACCGGCAGGGTCGGAGCGAGGGGAGGCGTCCGGTCACAACGAACAAGGGGATTGCCATGGGTTGTATGACTGGTGGCTGCTTAAGCGTGAACCGTCCTGGGAATAGTTTCAGGATGATGTCTGCCGCATGCCGGTGTTGCCAAGGATTTTGTCGATCAGGGCTTCGTCCAGGTCAAGATTGAAAAAAGTGTGATAAAATACGATGATTTCTCGTTTAAGATCAATGTCCTGGAAGAGGTTGGGGTAGACTTTTTTGGCCGTCCAGAGGATGGCAAGGGGCGTTTCGAGTCCACCTGGATGTCCCCACCTGGAGATGCCCACGGGAATGGAAAATACCCGCTGGTCCTGAACGGCTTGAATGGGTGACCATTTTTTATCGTTGAGGATCAATTGATCCACCCCGTCTTCATTCACAATGATCACTTCAGGGTCCCAAAGAAGGATCTGCTCGATGCCGGCAAAATTCTTATTGCCTTTGCCCTGCAATGACGCTCCCACAGAGACATTGTTGACTCCGCAGGCCGTTGTCCAGTCCGTTTCAATGGTGCCCGGGGCGTCGGTTCGGTAAGGTTCATTGACCGAATGGTAGAGGCGGACGCGTTTGTCTTTGGGAATGTGGGCCGTTCTGGAGCGGACCCGATGAATCACATCTCGATAATACCGGGTATACTCACGGGCTTTTTCCCCACGCCCAATGACCTTCCCCATGTTTTCAATAATCTCCATCTGTTCTTCCATGCTGTGATAGCCTGCCACAAAATAGGGGAGATTAAACCGTTGGAGTTTTTTTATTTCCGCCGTAATGGTTGCGGTTTCAGGTTTGAGAAACACGATGTCCGCCTGGGTCTTTAACAGCGCTTCAATGTTGATAATTCCCCCTTTGGCAGGGACGGGCAGAAGGTTGATGCCCGGAACGAGCCGGTGCAGCAGCAGGTCTCGTTTTAATCCGTTGACAACAGCAACCATATCCTGCCCCCGGTTCAGCATGGTGACCACATGGCCGCAAAAGGCATAGAGGCAGGCAATGCGACGGGGGGGAGACTCAAGGGTAAGGACCTTGCCGGTGGAGTCCATGACCGTGACAGAATCGGACCCGAAAACCGTTCCGGAAAAAGAGAAGCTCAATAGTATGGATATGAAAAAAACAGCGTGGCGTAAAAAAAAGTTTATTCTCATTGATCTGTGTCCATGGTTTGAATGGGAATGATGTGTTTGACAGTGCCTTTCCCAGGTATGCCATGGGTAATCACCGATGTTTTGACCCTGTAAAACGATTCAAGGTTTTTTTCGGTTAATACCCGGGAAGGAGATCCTGCCAGGTAAACCCTTTGCTGGTCCATGAAGGCCACTTGAACTGAAATGCCTTCATTTTCAAGATAAAAGGCATGGTTGGGAAAATGGGTGGCCATGATAAGGGTCCGTTTTCTCTCTTTTACCAGCCTGACAATGGTTTCCAGTACGATGAGTTCATGTTTGAAATCCAGGTGGGCAGTGGGCTCATCCATGACAATCACGGGGGTATCCTGGACCAGGGCCCGCATGATCATGACCAACTGGGTTTCTCCTCCGCTCAGGCGGGTATAGTCCCGGTTTTTCAGATGGGAAAGGTCCATGGATTCAAGGGTCTCTTCTACCAGGGCGACGTCAGCGTCATCTGGCGATGCATAAAAGGAGGTGTAGGGTGCCCTTCCCATGAGAAGAACATCCAGCACTGAAAAGGAGAAATGACGGGTATGCTTCTGGGGAACATAGGCGACCCTTTGTGCCATTTGTCTGGGGGAAACGCCTTTAACTGACTGACCGTCAAGGGTTATTTCTCCCGAGGTAAGGGGGTTGATGCCGAGGATGCAGTCTATGAGTGTTGTTTTTCCACATCCGTTGGGCCCCAGCAGACAGAGGGTCTCTCCCTTTGAAACAGCCAGGTTCACCCCCTTGAAAACCTGGGTTTTGCCAAATGAAAATTCACCGTTTTCCAGGGTCAACAGGGCCATATCACCTCTTTTACCATTCCCGGCCCTTGGTTTGTTTTAACAGGTAAATAAAAAACGGACCGCCGATCAAGGCGGTTAAAATTCCCAGGGGCATTTCACTGCTGGTGATCAGGCGGCTGATATCATCCACCAGCACGAGAAACGTTGCCCCCATGGAGAAGGTGACCGGGATCAGGTCCCTGTTGTTGTTCCCGATGATCATCCGGCCCATGTGGGGGACCACGAGTCCGACCCAGCCGATCACCCCGCTGACACAAACCGCACCTGCCGTGGCCAGGGTGGCACAGGCAATGATGAAAAATCGGTCGATATTTACCCTTATGCCCAGGGACTGGGCCTCTTTGTCTCCCATGGCCAGGACGTTCAGGCGCCAGCGGATGACCATCAACCCCCCGGAACCCAGGACCATGGGGATACCTGCCGTGAGAATCTGGCTGTATTCTGCCCGGGTCAAGCTTCCCATGAGCCAGAAAACAATGGCGGGCAGTTCGTCAAAGGGATCGGCCACATATTTTAAAAATGAAATCAGGGCCGAAAAGATGGAACCCACAATTACACCGCCCAGAACCAGGGTGATGGACTGGGTGGACGCGGTCATTCGGCCGATGAAAAAACAGAGGAACACAGCCATGAGGCCGAATCCAAAGGCGAACGGGTATACGTAAAAAAAGTCTTTAAATAAAATAAGGGCCAAAGCCGCCCCAAAGCCGGCACCGGAACTGACACCCAGCATGCCTGAGCTGACCAGGGGATTTCTGAAAAGCCCCTGGAAGGCAGCCCCGCTCACGGCAAGACTGCCACCCACCATGGCCCCCAGTAGAACCCGGGGCAATCGGACATACATGATGACAGACAGGTGGGTGGCATCGAGATTACGGCCTGTGAACGGTGAGAACAAAAGGGCAAAAATTTCTGAAACAGATATGGGATATCGGCCCAGGAAAACAGAGATAAAAATCAGAACCAGCGGTGGCGTTAGAATAAGGGTGTAAAACCACATTCGATGCCTTTGCTGTGATTTGTTCATCTGAATCTAAAACTTTATCCGCAATCCGGCATAGGAGGTCCGGCCCGATTGGGGATAGCCATAGGATTCTTCGTATGCTTCGTCCAAAAGATTGTCAACACCCAGGTAGACAAATAGATTCTCTTTGTACAGTTTTTGTTCCAGTTTGAGATTGATGATGGAATAGTCGTCCAGGCGCCGCTTTTCAAGGGGAAGATCTTCATCTGTTGAATAATAATACTGTTTGGCCACCCGCATGAAGTCGGCATGGGCCGTCAACCCGAAATCCCATTTGTAGGTCATGTCAATCGTGAATTTATGGGTGGGCCGATATTGCAGTTCGTCTTTTTCGGTGCCGGAGGATTTGTCTTCAGTGTGCAGGTAGGAATAGGCGATGCCGATGGTGCCCTTGTCCATGATTGCCTTGGTCAGGCGAGCTTCAACACCCTTGAATTCATATTCTTCGTTGTTTTGATTCTGATCCGCTGAATCCTTTTCAATATAGTCTTCCACGTTATTTTGAAACACGGCCAGGTCCATCTCCATCTGCCATGGCAGTTGCTGGGTGACACCGGCCTCATAATTTGAGGATTGTTCCGGGGAAAGTTCGCTGTTGCCGGCTCCGCCCGGTTCGTAGAGCTGTTTAAGGGACGGGAAGCGTATTTGTCTGGCATAGGAGGCCCTGATGGTTGTGGTCTCTGTGATGTCTGTGCTGGCACCGATCATGTAGCTGCCCTTGTCGTCATCACTGCCGACATCCCTGGACTGCCAGTGGTGGCTGTAGCCCATGACCATATCCAGTGCAGAGAACAATTGGACCTTGTATTCAAGGCCTGCGGAGTAGATGTCCACTTCATTGTCCAGGTAAAAGGCTTCGGCCGGGGTATTTTTCTTGAGCACCTCCTGTCCATCAGAGGTATATTTTTCATTCTGACCTGAAAACGAGAACACAGCCGTACCTGAAGATTTGAAATCAAGACTGGTCTGCAGGGTGCCGCCGGTGATGGTGGTCTCGTCGGTGGTGGAATAGCTGCCCTTGCTGTCTTGCGTTGAATAGGTGTCGTCATCGTACCTGTCCAGGTCTTCCTCATGGTTGTTGGTAAATCCCCAGGCCCTGACGCCCAGGATGCCTTTTGGATGATACTCGATTGCGAGTTGTGCTGAAAAGGTATCAAAATTTTCTGTTCGGTCATATTTTAAATTTTTAGCAAAAAGAGGATCCATATCGTTGTCAATGGTGGTGGAAGGGGTGCCATATTCACCGGCGGATCTTTCCAGGGTCAGTCCCAGGTTTATATCATCGTTCATGTGAAAGCCGATATTGCCAAAAAAGCTGGTTCTTTCATCGTCACTGTTTTCCCGGATTCCGCCGTTTTCAAATGGGGTTTCTTTAAAGTCATCCGAGAGCAGAAACCCTTCGGAATCCTTGTTGCTCACACTGACAAAGAAATTCGCCCTTTCATTGCCGCCGGATACATTGGCTCGGCTGTAGGGGTTGCCCCGCTCATCCATTTCGCCTGAGGCCTCGCCATGGAATCCCTTGGTGCCTTGTTTGGTGATGATGTTGATCACACCCGCAAGTCCGCCCTGGCCATACAGAACAGAATTGTTGCCATAGGATACTTTTATTTTTGAAATATTTTCCGTTGGAATGAGGTGGGGATCAAATTGACCATCATAGGTGGAGTTGATGGGGATGCCATTCAACAAAAGGACCGTATGCCGGCTTCGAAATCCCCGTATGTTAATTCGGGGTGTTCCCTGGGCGCCATTGCTCACATCTATTCCCGGTAAAAGTTCCAGTGCTTTATCCAGGGTTTTTGCATTTCTGTTTTCAATGTCAACGTCGGTAATCTCCATGGTTGTAATGGCTTTGTTGGTCGGCATTTTGTCTGTTACGACAATTTCTCCAAGAGAATAGGCTTTTGTAACCCCTGGTGTCGTTTCATTGGCCCAGGCAGATGAAACACTGGCGCATACCCATAAAATTGCTAAAAAGTGATGGACTCTTATCCCTCTCATACTTCTTTTCTCCTCCTGCTGATCGTTTTAATTTTTGTCACTGAGTTTGGCAGTCAATCATATTGCAGGTGTTATTGTCAATAAAATCCAACGGTAATTTTTTTTATTTCATGTGAAAACAGCTGGTTATTAACGCTTACATGGGGTTGGCGTTATTGCACTTTTGTTCGGGAAACATGCAGGGTTCCCGGGATCTTCACAAGCCGCGGCAGGTAAAATTACTGGTTGTCTTGTCATTCTGGTGGTATGTTGATAAAAAACAAAGGCAAAATAAAACGCGGTCAGGCACTGCCGGGTAATCCATTTTTGCCCTGGCCCGTTTTGGACTGGACGATGTTGTCATAACTCCCTGACATAACCTACGGAGGAAAACAGTGAGATATGTATGGGTCATGGTGGTTTGTTTGTTTTTCGTCCTGGGGTGTGAAGATCAGCCGTCTGCCACCAAGGTGGATCTCAGCCTCACAGAAGAGGTCATTCCAACGGTGGAGCCTGACAGCATCTCCTATGCCTATCTTCCCCAGTATTCCCATACGGTTTCCCACACCCGGCACAATGCCCTGATCAAGTATCTGTGTGTTGAGACCGGGTTGAATATCCGACAGATTTTTCCCGACACCTTTGAACAGCACATGAAAATGGTGGGGGAAAAAAAGGTGGACATCTCCTTCTCCAATCCATTTGTATATGTGAAAATTGCCGGACGTTATGGTGCCAGGGCCTTTGCCCGAAGCATTGAAGGCGATAACCGGAAAACTTTTCGGGGGCAGATTATCTGTCGAAGGGACAACGCTGCCATCACCGCACTGGCCGATTGCAGCGGCAAGCGCTGGATTGCCGTGGATGCCACATCTGCAGGGGGATTTCTCTTTCCTTTGGGACTTTTTCTTGACAATGGTATTACAAAATCTGATTTCAGTGAGATTGCTTTTGCCCCCGGCCCTGGCGGAAAGCAGGAAAAGGTCATTCTTTCGGTTTTTGCGGGAAAGTATGATATTGGCACCATCCGTGAGGGGGCCCTGGCGGTGGTGGCCGGAAAGATTGATTTGAACAAGATACGCGTTGTTGCCATGACGCCTCATTTTCCCGGCTGGGTCTATGCGGCCAGAAAAGATCTGGACGTCACCATTGTGAAAAAGGTAGGCCAGGCCCTGGAACGACTGGATATCCATGATGAAGCCCATCGCTCCATCCTGGAGGCTGCGCATTTTGTGGGTGTGATCCCCGGGTGTGATTCGGACTTTGATTCGGTGAGGGCTCTTGCCGCAAGAATTAAGGAGTGACAAATGAAACCGGGATTTCGCAGTAAAATATACGCTGGTTTTTTTTTGCTGCTGCTCATCCAGGGCCTGGTATTTTTCTTCTGGTTCAGCCATACCATGAAACAGACACTGCTAAAGGAGATAAAAACCCACGGCATTTCCATTGGCAAAAGTCTGTCTGCACGCATGGTGGAACCCATGCTGGCCATGGATTTTTTACGAATGCGGGTGCTGGTGGATGAAACAGTACAGTTGGAAACGGATATTTTTTACGCCTTTGTTCTGGACAGCCGCAACGCCCCCCTGATCCACTCGTTTAAAAACGGATTCCCAACGGCATTAAAGTCCGTCAACACCGTTGCTGCCAATGGCCAAAACGCCATGAAGCTTTTAGACACCGGGGAGCAGTTGATCTACGATTATGCCGTGCCTATTTTTATCAACCAGGATCGACTGGGCACATTGCGGGTGGGGCTGTTGCGTACCCGGGCTGAATCGGCCGTGGACAAGATCATGATTTCAGCTGTGATCACCATTTTAGCGACCATCTGCATGGCCGGAATTGTGGGGACCTTTGTTTTAAAATCCGTGACCCAAAGAATCCAAAAACTCCATGAATCCTCGGAACAGGTATTGCGGGGCAATTTTGATGTGAAAACAGCCCCCATGCTGGGGAAAAACTGTTGGGATATTATGCAGTGCCACCGAAACGATTGCCCGGCATATAAAAATTATCACCATCGCTGCTGGTACATGGCAGGCACCCTGTGCCCGACCTGTGTGGAAGGAGAATATGCCAGGAAAATTGATTCCTGCCAGCAGTGCCAGGTGTACAAACGATGTTCAGGCGATGAAATCCAGAGCCTGGCAGAAAGTTTTGATGCCATGACCCTGTCATTAAAGGGGAACCTTTCCGAGCTCAAAAGTGCCGAGCGGGTATTGAGCGAGCAGAAAATCCGGCTTCAGACCATCCTGGATGCCATTCCCGATTTTATTTCCCTCCAGAACCATGAAGGCCGTTATGTCTCGGTGAACCGGGCCTTTTGCGATATACTCGCTAAACAACAAGATCAGATTGTGGGCCGGTTCAATGACGATCTTTTTGCAGAGCCACTTGCCCGGCAGTATAATCTGGAAGACCATCAGATCCTTGAATTGGGGGGATCTCTGGTCAAGGAAAACAAATTTTTAAAAAACAAGGATACAAAATGGCTGCATGTGGTCAAGGTTGCTGTTTTGCAGAACCATGACCGGGTGGGGGGCCTTGTGTGCAGCGGCCGGGATATTACCCAGTTGAAAAAGGTCCAGGAACAGCTGACACATGCCCAGAAGATGGAATCGGTGGGACGTCTTGCCGCAGGGGTTGCCCATGAAATCAACACCCCCCTTGGCATTATTCTGGGATATGCCCAGATCCTGCTGGAGGATATTCCCCCCCAGGGCCAGACCTACAAGGATGTTGCCACCATTGTAAAACAGACCCGCATCTGTTCTAAAATTGTGGCGGACCTGTTGAGCTTTTCACGG
Coding sequences:
- a CDS encoding nickel pincer cofactor-dependent isomerase, group 22; protein product: MRYPPYIENKFIFPHFYRVKINHPARGLEKPGMVLEERLNQILPQSGIRSGQRVAIGVGSRGIANVSVLMKILCRCLREMGARPFIIPAMGSHGNATADGQTRVLERLGITQSICGAPIVSSMAVDRVGAVMGEVPVYFSRDALAMDHTICINRIKPHTKFKGAVESGLYKMLCVGMGKHEGALVYHNMALKYGFSALLKAMGDEIIDKGNFCFGIALVEDFFDNTMAIETPMAAELFEKEEKLLAMARRHFPRLPFNELEVLVVQEIGKEISGSGMDPNVTGRTYDLMEDDFSKSLRAGRIAVLNLSRKTAGNAIGLGNADIITDKVFNGLDYEATLMNAMTSMSLRKAFIPIRLPNDEKAIQAAFSTLGPMDPSSVRAVIIRDTRHVQEFWASQALLPQLKAMDSAEVLEKALLGFDENGELVL
- a CDS encoding ABC transporter substrate-binding protein, with translation MRINFFLRHAVFFISILLSFSFSGTVFGSDSVTVMDSTGKVLTLESPPRRIACLYAFCGHVVTMLNRGQDMVAVVNGLKRDLLLHRLVPGINLLPVPAKGGIINIEALLKTQADIVFLKPETATITAEIKKLQRFNLPYFVAGYHSMEEQMEIIENMGKVIGRGEKAREYTRYYRDVIHRVRSRTAHIPKDKRVRLYHSVNEPYRTDAPGTIETDWTTACGVNNVSVGASLQGKGNKNFAGIEQILLWDPEVIIVNEDGVDQLILNDKKWSPIQAVQDQRVFSIPVGISRWGHPGGLETPLAILWTAKKVYPNLFQDIDLKREIIVFYHTFFNLDLDEALIDKILGNTGMRQTSS
- a CDS encoding ABC transporter ATP-binding protein, whose amino-acid sequence is MALLTLENGEFSFGKTQVFKGVNLAVSKGETLCLLGPNGCGKTTLIDCILGINPLTSGEITLDGQSVKGVSPRQMAQRVAYVPQKHTRHFSFSVLDVLLMGRAPYTSFYASPDDADVALVEETLESMDLSHLKNRDYTRLSGGETQLVMIMRALVQDTPVIVMDEPTAHLDFKHELIVLETIVRLVKERKRTLIMATHFPNHAFYLENEGISVQVAFMDQQRVYLAGSPSRVLTEKNLESFYRVKTSVITHGIPGKGTVKHIIPIQTMDTDQ
- a CDS encoding FecCD family ABC transporter permease, translating into MNKSQQRHRMWFYTLILTPPLVLIFISVFLGRYPISVSEIFALLFSPFTGRNLDATHLSVIMYVRLPRVLLGAMVGGSLAVSGAAFQGLFRNPLVSSGMLGVSSGAGFGAALALILFKDFFYVYPFAFGFGLMAVFLCFFIGRMTASTQSITLVLGGVIVGSIFSALISFLKYVADPFDELPAIVFWLMGSLTRAEYSQILTAGIPMVLGSGGLMVIRWRLNVLAMGDKEAQSLGIRVNIDRFFIIACATLATAGAVCVSGVIGWVGLVVPHMGRMIIGNNNRDLIPVTFSMGATFLVLVDDISRLITSSEMPLGILTALIGGPFFIYLLKQTKGREW
- a CDS encoding TonB-dependent receptor, which translates into the protein MRGIRVHHFLAILWVCASVSSAWANETTPGVTKAYSLGEIVVTDKMPTNKAITTMEITDVDIENRNAKTLDKALELLPGIDVSNGAQGTPRINIRGFRSRHTVLLLNGIPINSTYDGQFDPHLIPTENISKIKVSYGNNSVLYGQGGLAGVINIITKQGTKGFHGEASGEMDERGNPYSRANVSGGNERANFFVSVSNKDSEGFLLSDDFKETPFENGGIRENSDDERTSFFGNIGFHMNDDINLGLTLERSAGEYGTPSTTIDNDMDPLFAKNLKYDRTENFDTFSAQLAIEYHPKGILGVRAWGFTNNHEEDLDRYDDDTYSTQDSKGSYSTTDETTITGGTLQTSLDFKSSGTAVFSFSGQNEKYTSDGQEVLKKNTPAEAFYLDNEVDIYSAGLEYKVQLFSALDMVMGYSHHWQSRDVGSDDDKGSYMIGASTDITETTTIRASYARQIRFPSLKQLYEPGGAGNSELSPEQSSNYEAGVTQQLPWQMEMDLAVFQNNVEDYIEKDSADQNQNNEEYEFKGVEARLTKAIMDKGTIGIAYSYLHTEDKSSGTEKDELQYRPTHKFTIDMTYKWDFGLTAHADFMRVAKQYYYSTDEDLPLEKRRLDDYSIINLKLEQKLYKENLFVYLGVDNLLDEAYEESYGYPQSGRTSYAGLRIKF
- a CDS encoding phosphate/phosphite/phosphonate ABC transporter substrate-binding protein; this encodes MRYVWVMVVCLFFVLGCEDQPSATKVDLSLTEEVIPTVEPDSISYAYLPQYSHTVSHTRHNALIKYLCVETGLNIRQIFPDTFEQHMKMVGEKKVDISFSNPFVYVKIAGRYGARAFARSIEGDNRKTFRGQIICRRDNAAITALADCSGKRWIAVDATSAGGFLFPLGLFLDNGITKSDFSEIAFAPGPGGKQEKVILSVFAGKYDIGTIREGALAVVAGKIDLNKIRVVAMTPHFPGWVYAARKDLDVTIVKKVGQALERLDIHDEAHRSILEAAHFVGVIPGCDSDFDSVRALAARIKE
- a CDS encoding ATP-binding protein, encoding MKPGFRSKIYAGFFLLLLIQGLVFFFWFSHTMKQTLLKEIKTHGISIGKSLSARMVEPMLAMDFLRMRVLVDETVQLETDIFYAFVLDSRNAPLIHSFKNGFPTALKSVNTVAANGQNAMKLLDTGEQLIYDYAVPIFINQDRLGTLRVGLLRTRAESAVDKIMISAVITILATICMAGIVGTFVLKSVTQRIQKLHESSEQVLRGNFDVKTAPMLGKNCWDIMQCHRNDCPAYKNYHHRCWYMAGTLCPTCVEGEYARKIDSCQQCQVYKRCSGDEIQSLAESFDAMTLSLKGNLSELKSAERVLSEQKIRLQTILDAIPDFISLQNHEGRYVSVNRAFCDILAKQQDQIVGRFNDDLFAEPLARQYNLEDHQILELGGSLVKENKFLKNKDTKWLHVVKVAVLQNHDRVGGLVCSGRDITQLKKVQEQLTHAQKMESVGRLAAGVAHEINTPLGIILGYAQILLEDIPPQGQTYKDVATIVKQTRICSKIVADLLSFSRSSQRIITTFNMNGAIEEVLDVVEHTFGLSHVNVERIYDQPQLWIKGDKEKLKQVCVNLLNNAFDAIEENGTIQIKTVLAITKKEVKIIISDTGHGIAQADMKKLFEPFYTTKGPGRGTGLGLSVTFGIIKEHNGTIEVFSPPLPEEKLERGTSVVVTLPAG